The Harmonia axyridis chromosome 3, icHarAxyr1.1, whole genome shotgun sequence nucleotide sequence tattattattcttcaatgaaaaatttatctaattaattttttccattgAATAAATAAGGACTTCAAGGCCCTAGGGCGGGGGGGTTCAAGGGGGCATGACCCCCCAAAAAGGAACCACCTAAAacttaatatgcgtttcaagcagaAAAGGTACAAAATGAtcccatcaaaaaacttgaagctcATAACGGCAACCCTCCCCCCCAAATTTAAGGCTAGGGCCGCCCTTgaaggactttccgcaatgacgtACTCTGTAAAATGAATAATGGTGAAAACCTAATATAGATCGATGGTCTCAAGCGTAAAATAAAACGTACTGATTTTTGAACTAATCGCTGAAGCGACCACtcttaatatattattttcaataatatcgtTAACCGTCGTTCATTATTTCTATCTAATAGATATCTCATTTCTGAATATAGATATAAATTTGAAGAAGTTGGAGCAGAATGATTTATTTAATTTCagacataaaaaaaatcttacacAATTTCTTATATGGATATTTATTTTACCTCAATAGCTTTCATTCCTATTCAGAAATGAATGAATCGAACAGGACCTGTCAATTATTCTATACCTACATCTAACATATTCCTTATGTGTTTGCACACTTATGTTGATATTGCCTTAGAAGGGCACTCCGAAATTCGGCCATTCAAAAGGCGATTTTATTATCCTTCAATAATACATGAAAGGTTTTTCTTGACGCTTCTTCTCATAGTTCATCATCATGAATCAGAAACTTTGTAGAATTGTAAAATATGGTCGATTAATGGGAGTATTTCCTTTTAAATTTTACGTTTATTCAAATAAGATTCGTTTGAGTTATTCCAAACTATTCATCATTTATAGCACAGGAATTCTCATATTATCAGGTGAGTGGAGCATTATTCTtttaatatattcaatattccattttttttggTGCAGTTGTTACAGGTATTTGGTGCCCACAAAGTGTACCGATGGTTATCAAACTTTTCTATCAGACGAGTAATGTTATTGCTGCAGCATCCCATATTTTGATTTTGTCTTTCAAAAAGGACCATTTAGAATGTTTCATCAATAAAATAGAGAAggtttaatttgaataataaatattttgcgcGCTTGTTCTATGAGGGAGCTCACCCAAATTGTAGAATTTTGAGATAAAACCAATTTAAATTATTTGACCATCCGTGATCACGATATTAAGAACATAGCAGGAGTTAACTGGTATATGGAGGCGAGAAACCGCGACAGATGGCAGGGCTGCCACCAGacttttggcgccccggcaaaataaaatttcgccgccctaaTTCCCTAATTGTCTACCTTCATTGAATGCTATCAAATTGATATGTTTTGCTATTTTCCAgagaaacaattatttttagCAGTTGAGGACACAATAGAATTAGGTACATTCATtactaaatatttttcgatttaatgagtcacatatacaggttgttccacCATTTACGTGAAGTCTTATCATAGTACTAGGgctaaaattttcgaattttttttcgacacagtaacATTAGGTTCCATTAGatctacattctcaaattgttggGAAATACTGCTTAAAaccatttttgagatatttagaAACTtcataaaatgaagaattttaggaaaaacctaataactccgaaatgaatttatttgaatgagattttgaaagtgaatactagaagaatgGAGGTGAGTACTTGATAGTCATTGAGAACTGTACCGACTGTTCGTGAagagacaattcattgatgacttattcaacTTTTAATACTGGGCATCCTCAAAATTTGCTACTAAAAATAGAATACATGGTCATTTGGAAAAAGCCCTATATCAACTTTTGAAATcgccaaaaaaataatacttacGTTGTCACGAAAACAGAAAAACCCTGTAGAACCTACGAATTTACACATGACTGTTGGTTATATGGAAGAATAATTCAGATAGTCGAAATATTCGGGTGATTTCTTAATGCCAATGAGCGAATGAACAAGCGCACAAAAGTTCCAGGCCCAATACTTTATTTAGTTTTGATTctaaacttttttcttctttttgagGTCGATAAACTTATTGGAAATAAATTCGTAGTTGAACGAAAAAATTGGGCAAGGATAGAAATCTGCATTTTTGCCTTTATTTTTCCCTTGATGATTCTCGATATAATACTTAACCATAAGGAAGGAGAAACTTACAATGAGTTGAACTATTTCATATCGAGAGTATTGTTTTTCTATGTCGATACAGCGATCATCCTGAATTATAAAAGTTGTGTGGAAGTGATCAAGGccgaaataatgaattttcgtaAAGATTTAATGAATGTTTtcgttgaaatggaaaaaatatataactttGTTACAATTCCCAAGAAAACGTCGAAACCAGATAAGGATCACGCCTCCAACAAGGAAAAATGTAAGATAAAACACTAATTCTGAAGGAGTTGATTTCTGAATAACCTGAAGTTTCTAGTAAACCTTGATTTTTCTTGTATGGTGCAGACCTACACTACTATTTTTGAAGCTACTGAAGCTCTTAACAGCTGTTATAATATACCTATATTGGTAAGAATTATTAAAAATCATATCTCTATCGCTATCATGAACTATCTATTGCAGATTTCTTCGATAATATGTATGACAAACATCATCATGATACCATTTGTGCTTTATTTGAAGATGACAGAATCTCATGGGTATTCAGGACTCTTACCAGGTTTAAATTGGCTCATTGGATACAGCTTGAAAATCTTGATGATAGTGGAGCCTTGTCATTCCTGCCAGAATCAAGTAAAAGTTGAACATAAGAATTGATCTGAGTTTCATTGAGCTATTTTGCAGGGTAGAGACTTGGCTCAACTTCTGATCATATATTCATGTAAAACGAATTCAAGACAAGCAAATCAGGTcaggaaatatttatttgagcaaGCAACTATtgaatttgatgatttttagcTCAAGAAGTTTAATGTGTTGATGAATGAATCAccaattcaatttcatatagGAGGTATTGTAAATATAACAAGATCTTTATTACCTGCAGTGAgttcatttttataatttttgaaaataaaatcaattccTTCTTTTTTAGATCCTATCTGGGTTCACAACTTACCTAGTCATcttattccaaataaaaaatgatatttgTTGAAATAAAACCATGTGGATATATATTGTGACATTCACGTATTTAACATTGTTCTCAAAGAATATTCTGATGAAGtgttatttcaattaaattattaGGTACTTTATTAGGCTATTTTAACATATGTTGTTTGTGCTTTATAAGTATTATGCAATGAGAAGAGATTTTAATTATAACGTTTTGATGTCTTGAAGTATTTTCTTGTATTTAAGGATTCAGCTGGATCATAATAACAAGATATGTAGTCACTGCGCTTGCAATCTGAAATCAAAGAATTTAGGTAGAAGGAATAGAAATAACAATAAACCACTTACTGAAGCAAGAACAGGCCTTCTTATAGTGACAATTCCAcatgaattgaaattcaatatacaCAGCTGACCTTGTAAAGCTAAAATCTCaagctgaaataaaaaatgaacattttaaTATATATTAATCTGCAACTTTACTCGTTTACGGGTCTACCTTTTGTTTGACCTCTTTATTTTCAACTTTGCTCAACAGGTGCACAACCAATGGGTTCGTCTTCTCATACTGTAACAAAATGTGTGAAATTCTAATCTACGATTACACATGAAATTAGAGACCTCTTCTAGACATCTGTGAGTTGGTTCTACGATGATAAACAGCCTTCCAATGTGAACAGAAATCCAAAGGATTTGGAGGCATATAAAGAGAGGCCTATAATTATTTCCAGTAATGAACAGAAATGGTGTTATGACGAGATGCAGAAGACAGCTGGTCATTATAAACTGAAACGAAGAAAGTTTGGAAATTCAACGACGAAGTTtctttttcaagttgaatctcCCAATACAGACGACAAAACTACCCTCAAAAACGCCATTATATCAGAAATGTGGGAAACACAAACGTGAAGTaaggagtttttgagcgctcgttgaTTCATGCGCAAATTGCACTCTTGAAGATCTTATATTTATAAgaagtgattcaaaattcagtatcaagatttcagagatgtatttttcaggtcaaaataacattttttttcataaacatgTGTCCGCAGATCGCATCGTTACCGAACTACAGAGCGTTGAAGTTTTTTCTTTATAGCTCTTTCATCCATTATGCCGAGTGATAGTAACAAGCTACAGGGAGATGTTTTTTCAGGGGTTAAGCCCTTTTTCGCtcgatatacatttttgtagtacgccgATGGTGGATTCATATGAATTTATTCTATATTTAGTGAATACATTAACTAAATCAATAGATTTTTTGTCTCTTATAGTTTGTACGCATCTGTGATCTTCAACGAGACAAagtggaattattttttgtagttcctaacatttaattaaaatttttgacCAAGGATATGAATCTAACACAATGatgaaaagaaatccatttgTGATCTATATTACAAGTTTCCTTCAAAATTAACTAAAAACAAGAAACCTAAACGAACCAATATCTTAAATTCGatctcaatattaaaaaaaatgaaagagcTAGGTAtgtaaaaacattgaaaaactttgaAACATTACTCTGTAGTTCGGTAATGAAGCGTTTTCGGAcacatgtttatggaaaaaaaaaatcttatttcgacctgaaaaatacgcccgttgaaatcttgatactgaattttgaatcaccttgtatgcgggtatatgtggtctccaagggtgcaattggtgcATCATTAGATTCTGagttcacgtcagtgctttctgtattttttttttgatattctatggttctgacgaaTGATATGATATTTTGCCTGCGGCTTGGATTggttattttataatatatagggtgatccagattttagttcCGTAACTTTGGTATTGGatagataaattttttttctggaaaaaaattcatataaacatatatcctaacaagattcgttttcgagatgcagggttgtaaaatttgaaaagtttataatttcgtacgaagcttgaaattcaaATCTCAACCTGATTGGATCTGTAATCACTGGagtattgggtatttcttttccaatttttttcctgaattttctattattcgGTTGATGGGTGCAGCTAGAAATTTGACATGGAACAAAATCCTTATTGAAATTACAACGAGCTTTGAAATTAGTTCTTTTCTGGAAACGATTTGTTCGTTGAggacaatatttttgaaaacatgtTAATATTATCTACAAAAAGCTAAATTGCGATGCGGATaattagaattgaaaattgttttactTACCAAGAGAGGATATCCAAAACAATCATTGATGTAGTTGACAGAAGTAAAGATTTCTGCATGTACCCTGATGAAATTGCTAATTTTTTGAGGCGTGAGCtctatttgaattgaattgaggaATATAAGTCTGAGATGTAGTCATTTTTCTTCGAATCTTACCATTAATAGTAGAGTAGGTTTTTCCTGTCAATATATAATTCTCCAAGACATCTCCTTCACTTCCTATCAGCAATTTAGAATCAGGAGTTTTTTTAACATCCGTTTTTTGCAGGAACACATCAGGCTTCCTGTTgatctcttgttgtattgcagAGTTCAGACCAATAATACGTTTTTTCACGTAATAGGTGAAATTACAGTATGAAAGCTCTTGGCTCATGACAGCCAAATACATTATATAAAAGGGGAAATAGTATTTAAAGTATCTTGCACCATCTTCTTTACGTTTGAATCTATCCATCCAAGAGTAAATATCTAAGGTGAATACTAGAAGGAATATAGTGTAAACTGTTAAGGCTATAGTCAGTACAACCCTTTTTTCTTTCTTGAGCTGGTTTTTCGATTCGTTCATGATTGaatttatctacatatagatGAAACAATTTTTGGACACTAAAAAGAATTGGTGTGCTTTGTCAACTTACCTTATGGAAACATTGTAATAAATTAAGAAGCTGATTTAGCTTATATGGGCTCACCAATATACCAAATAGAACACTACACACTATGATTCCTATATCAGAAATCACTACCAACTTATTGTTGGGTAGATTCATTCGTAGAGAATTTTCAGAGACTGCATCATTGACGAGTCCTAGTACAGTTACAAAAcctgttgaatattttgaattgatatagGTATCGATCATTTACACCAAACTCACTCAAAATAATGCCAAATGCATAGCtataaaatatgtattttttggATCTCTCTACCACATAATATTTCTTAATTTGATGATAAGATATCGGTGCCAAACCAAACACTCTCATGAAGAAAATTGTCGGTTTCAAATATTCGAAAACAGGAGCAGAAATAATAATCTTTGAATCCACCATATTCAAAGATGTATTCAAGCGTGGAAAACAAATACTCGTACAATACTAATGAGTTCAAATGCATGCTTCGATATTCTTTATAAACGGCGCCAATGTgaaaaacaaactaaaatattCAGATATTCAGGGCAAATAACCACAcatctattttattttgatggATAGGGTTGAATATGTTGTACAGGatgatgaaagaaaaaataattttccaatgaATTCATGTTTGATATAATGTATAAATAGGTtaattgttgttgaaatgcatATATCTTGCTCATATCGCGTGTTGGTGAAGCTTCTATTTCTTGAGCTGTACG carries:
- the LOC123674655 gene encoding gustatory receptor for sugar taste 43a-like encodes the protein MVDSKIIISAPVFEYLKPTIFFMRVFGLAPISYHQIKKYYVVERSKKYIFYSYAFGIILSFVTVLGLVNDAVSENSLRMNLPNNKLVVISDIGIIVCSVLFGILVSPYKLNQLLNLLQCFHKINSIMNESKNQLKKEKRVVLTIALTVYTIFLLVFTLDIYSWMDRFKRKEDGARYFKYYFPFYIMYLAVMSQELSYCNFTYYVKKRIIGLNSAIQQEINRKPDVFLQKTDVKKTPDSKLLIGSEGDVLENYILTGKTYSTINELTPQKISNFIRVHAEIFTSVNYINDCFGYPLLFIMTSCLLHLVITPFLFITGNNYRPLFICLQILWISVHIGRLFIIVEPTHRCLEEYEKTNPLVVHLLSKVENKEVKQKVDP